The proteins below come from a single Papaver somniferum cultivar HN1 chromosome 11, ASM357369v1, whole genome shotgun sequence genomic window:
- the LOC113321769 gene encoding DExH-box ATP-dependent RNA helicase DExH9-like encodes MDYLKRKLDGNTSEEVSRRQKQQKEMESLIGGDDSVACIHDVSYPEGYKPRSDNNSDKKNTKPAREYPFTLDPFQSEAIKCLDNGESVMVSAHTSAGKTVVALYAIAMSLRDKQRVIYTSPIKALSNQKYREFKEEFSDVGLMTGDVTIEPNASCLVMTTEIWRSMQYKGSEIMREVAWVIFDEVHYMRDRERGVVWEESIVMAPKNSRFVFLSATVPNAKEFADWVAKVHRQPCHIVYTDYRPTPLQHYIFPSGVEGLYLVVDEKGKFREDSFQKGLNALLPAGEGDNKKKNGKWQKGLVASKSGEESDIYKLVKMIIQRQYDPVIIFSFSKRECESLAMMMAKMDLSDDVEKANIEEIFWNAMDLLSDDDKKLPQVSNMLPLLKRGIGVHHSGLLPILKEVIEILFQEGLIKCLFATETFSIGLNMPAKTVVFTNVRKFDGDKFRWITSGEYIQMSGRAGRRGIDERGICILMVDEKLEPSTAKMMLKGSADCLNSAFHLSYNMLLNQMRSEDGDPQNLLRNSFYQFQSDRAIPDLERQAKKLEEERDSIIIAEEESVKDYYNLLEQYHKRKKDIHDIVCCPKYCLPFLQPGRLVCIQCMRGDNKNPSFSIENHVSWGVIINFERVRGLSEDDSRRKPEDANYKVDVLTRCVVSKDGDGKKSVKIVPLEEQGEPVVVAIPISQIDGLGSPVVIIPKDLLPLEARENTLKRVSEVLSRVSEEIRLLDPEGDMKVQHKDYKKNVNRIEALERLFSKHGVAKSPLIKEKLKVLHLKNELQAKIKLIRKTLHTSTALAFKDELKARKRVLRKLGYVTRDGVVELKGKVACEITSADELTLTELMFNGVLKDATVEEMISLLSCFVWQEKIQDAQKPREGLDLLFTQLQETAKRVATVQLDNRVPIDVEGFVNSFRSDIMEVVYAWAKGAKFYEIMEITQVFEGSLIRAIRRLEEVLQQLTEAAKSIGETQLEAKFQEAVAKIKRDIVFAASLYL; translated from the exons ATGGACTATTTGAAGAGAAAACTGGATGGAAATACTTCTGAAGAAGTCAGTCGCCGCCAAAAACAACAGAAAGAAATGGAATCTCTAATTGGTGGTGATGATTCAGTAGCTTGTATCCATGATGTATCGTATCCCGAAGGATATAAACCTCGTTCAGATAATAATTCTGATAAGAAAAACACAAAACCTGCAAGGGAATATCCTTTTACTCTAGATCCATTTCAATCTGAAGCTATTAAATGTTTGGATAATGGAGAATCTGTAATGGTTTCAGCTCATACTTCAGCTGGAAAAACAGTTGTAGCTTTATATGCTATTGCTATGTCCTTGAGAGATAAACAACGTGTTATTTATACTTCACCAATTAAAGCTCTTAGCAATCAAAAGTATAGAGAATTTAAAGAAGAATTCTCCGATGTTGGCCTTATGACAGGAGATGTAACAATTGAACCCAATGCTTCTTGTCTG GTTATGACAACTGAAATTTGGCGTAGTATGCAATATAAAGGATCAGAAATAATGAGGGAAGTGGCCTGGGTTATATTTGATGAAGTTCATTATATGCGTGATAGAGAAAGAGGTGTTGTTTGGGAAGAGAGTATCGTAATGGCACCTAAAAATTCCCGCTTTGTTTTTCTATCTGCAACAGTACCCAATGCCAAGGAGTTTGCGGATTGGGTTGCGAAGGTTCACCGACAACCATGCCATATTGTTTACACGGACTATCGTCCTACACCACTTCAACATTACATCTTTCCTTCTGGAGTGGAAGGTTTATACTTAGTCGTGGATGAGAAGGGTAAATTCCGGGAAGATAGCTTTCAGAAAGGCTTAAATGCACTTCTTCCAGCTGGCGAAGGAGATAATAAAAAGAAGAATGGAAAATGGCAGAAAGGGTTGGTGGCTAGTAAATCAGGTGAAGAGAGTGATATCTATAAGTTGGTGAAGATGATTATTCAACGGCAGTATGATCCTGttataattttcagtttcagcaaAAGGGAGTGCGAATCTCTCGCCATGATG ATGGCAAAGATGGATCTGAGTGATGATGTCGAGAAAGCGAATATAGAAGAGATTTTCTGGAATGCAATGGACTTACTGTCAGATGATGATAAAAAACTTCCTCAG GTGTCGAACATGTTACCTTTGCTGAAGCGGGGAATAGGTGTGCATCATTCTGGCTTGTTACCTATTTTGAAAGAAGTAATAGAGATACTCTTCCAAGAAGGTCTCATCAAG tGTTTGTTTGCAACCGAAACTTTCAGCATAGGACTAAACATGCCTGCAAAAACTGTGGTGTTTACGAATGTGCGCAAGTTTGACGGGGATAAGTTTAGATGGATAACCAGTGGAGAGTATATACAGATGAGTGGTCGTGCTGGTCGTCGTGGAATTGACGAGCGTGGGATATGTATTCTCATGGTTGATGAGAAGCTGGAACCATCAACAGCAAAAATGATGCTGAAGGGGAGTGCAGATTGTTTAAACAG TGCCTTCCATCTCAGTTACAATATGCTTTTGAACCAAATGCGGTCTGAAGATGGCGATCCCCAGAATCTACTTCGAAATTCATTTTATCAATTTCAATCGGACCGAGCAATTCCTGATTTGGAG AGACAAGCGAAGAAACTAGAAGAAGAGAGAGATTCAATTATAATTGCTGAAGAGGAGAGTGTGAAGGATTACTACAATCTTTTAGAGCAGTACCATAAACGGAAGAAGGATATTCATGATATCGTCTGCTGTCCTAAATACTGTTTACCTTTTTTACAGCCTGGCAGACTTGTTTGTATCCAATGTATGAGAGGTGATAATAAGAACCCATCTTTCTCCATTGAGAACCATGTTTCCTGGGGGGTGATAATCAACTTCGAAAGGGTGAGAGGCCTTTCTGAAG atgaTTCTAGGAGGAAACCTGAGGATGCAAACTACAAAGTAGATGTTCTTACAAGATGTGTTGTTAGCAAGGATGGAGATGGGAAAAAATCAGTTAAGATTGTGCCGTTGGAAGAGCAGGGAGAGCCAGTCGTGGTTGCCATACCTATCTCACAG ATTGATGGGTTAGGCAGTCCCGTTGTAATCATACCAAAAGATCTTTTGCCTTTGGAAGCTCGAGAAAATACTTTGAAGAGGGTTTCTGAAGTTCTGTCCAGAGTTTCTGAAGAAATTCGTTTGCTGGATCCGGAAGGGGACATGAAG GTCCAGCATAAAGATTACAAGAAGAATGTCAATCGGATAGAGGCTCTAGAGAGGTTATTCAGCAAGCATGGAGTTGCAAAGTCTCCGCTTATTAAAGAAAAGTTGAAGGTCTTACACTTGAAGAATGAGTTGCAAGCAAAAATCAAGTTAATCAGGAAAACTTTGCATACTTCTACAGCGTTAGCCTTTAAAGATGAACTCAAGGCACGGAAGCGGGTCCTTCGGAAGCTGGG GTATGTTACAAGAGATGGTGTCGTGGAGTTGAAGGGGAAGGTTGCTTGTGAGATCACCAGTGCTGATGAGCTGACGCTGACAGAGCTCATGTTTAATGGTGTGTTGAAGGATGCTACTGTTGAGGAGATGATTTCTTTGTTGTCATGTTTTGTGTGGCAGGAAAAAATTCAGGATGCCCAGAAACCCAGGGAAGGGCTTGACCTGCTCTTTACTCAGCTGCAAGAGACAGCAAAAAGGGTTGCTACAGTTCAGCTTGATAATAGA GTTCCAATAGACGTAGAAGGTTTCGTAAATTCCTTCAGATCTGATATTATGGAGGTTGTATATGCATGGGCAAAGGGGGCCAAATTCTATGAAATTATGGAAATCACGCAGGTTTTTGAGGGTAGTCTGATCAGGGCTATTAGGAGACTGGAAGAAGTTCTGCAGCAGCTAACAGAGGCAGCAAAGTCTATTGGTGAAACTCAACTTGAAGCAAAGTTTCAAGAAGCTGTTGCCAAAATTAAAAGGGATATTGTCTTTGCAGCATCTCTATATTTATAG